In the Deferribacter desulfuricans SSM1 genome, AGATTATATAAACTTGATGTTTCCAAATCTTGAGCGAATAAGTTCTTATGCTGGACCACAGGCAATTTTAGGTAAAAGTATAGATGAATGGAAAGAGATTTTAAAAAGGAAATTAACCCTTTTATATTTTGGACTGGAAAGTGGCAATAAAGAAGTATTAAAAATCATGAATAAAGGGATGGATCCAGAGGAGATTAAACCTAAAATATTAGAGTTGCAAAAACTTGGGTTTCTGTTTTCTGTAATGATTATTCTTGGAGCAGGGGGAGTGAAGCTTAGTGAGCAACATGCTTTAGATACTGCAAAGTGGATAACTGAAGTAAACCCAAAATATCTCGGTATGTTGACACTGTTTATTAGAAAAAAGAGGGACTACTTTGATAGCTTAGAAACTCCAAAAGTAAGGGATTTAATCAATGAATCGAGAATGATTGTAGAAAATATAAACGGAAAAGGTATTATCTTTAGGTCAAATCATGTATCTAACATGTTTATATTAAAAGGGGTATTGAGTGAAGAGAAAGAAAGATTACTAAATTATCTTGATGAGGTTTATCTATATCTTGCTTCAAAAAATTTGCTTGATACTTATCCAGATTATTACCGAGAAGAATTTTAGAAATTTTAATAAAACTGATTAAATTGATTTATTAGATGAAAAATAAATTTTTTCTTTTCATTGAAGATTTTTTTATCTTTTACCTCTTTATATTCTTTATTATAAAGTGAAATATCAAATGACTTATGTGTTTCATAAGAAAACAGTAATCGATACCCTTCTTTATCAATAATAGCACACCAACTCCAATTACAACTAATTATATAATCTCTATCAATAGGTTTTAACATATTATTTCCAAAAGTGTAACCTTTTTTATCAGCTTTTATCCCTAGTAAATCAAATATTGTAGGGACAAAATCGTAATGAGTTGTAATATAATTCATATCTTTATGTTTCATCCAAGGGATATAAAAAACAAAAGGGACTCTCACTTGATATTCTGTAAAGCTGTTGTTATGGCCAAAATGCCCATTTTCATAAAATTCTTCACCATGATCACCAGTTATTACAATAATTGTATTTTTTAAATCACCTTTTTCTTTTAAGTAATCCAAAATTTCTTTTACCAAAGCATCATCATAATATACTGCATTCATATATGCATTTTTTACCTTCGTTATATTCCTTTTTCCTATAATCAAATAGTTTGTTTCTCCGCTTTTTGTTTTGAAAATATTATATTTTTTAGGGAAAGCTCTTGCATGTGGAGCATCAAAGAAAATAAAAGAAAAATAAGGGGAATTATCGTTATGTAATTCTCTAAATTTTTTAAAACTTTCTACAAGTGCTGATTCCCGTTGAACTCTATCAAACCTTTTACCAAAATCGTCCTCAATGGATTCCGGGATATCAAGAAAAACAGTTTTTCTAAATTCAGGAAATGTTAAGGAAGTAGCAGATAATATTTTAAATTTATACCCCATTTTTTTTAATGTTGATATTAATACTGGTGACTGTCTATTCGCTAAAAAGTCGTGCCACCAATAACCATATAATCCGTAAAAAAGTGAGAAGATACCAAACCTTGTTGAGTTCCCACCAGAATAATGATTTTGAAACACTAAAGAATTCTTTGAAAAATTGTAAATATTTGGAGAATTTCTTGGGTTTAGCATATCAAAACGATAACTATCGATAGCTATAACTAAAATATTGGGCAAAGTGGTTTTATCCACATCAGGAGCCACAATTTCTGTTTGAGGATACTTTAGTGTTGACTTTTTTACTTTAAAGTTAAATTCTCTATTAACATTAAAATGTAGAACCCTTTTTGCAAAACCCCTAATTGTTAACGGCTGATACAAAGGATAAACTTTTGATAGTCTAGTAATATCCCTTTTATTGTAAAGATCACTTATTGCAAAAGTAAGTCTCTCTGAAGCAGTAATTATTATTAACAGCAAAAAAATTAATAGTATTTTTTTACTACTGATGTTTAGTTTCCCTGACTTTTTTATAATTAATAATTCAACAACTAAAAATGCTACAAGAATAAAAATGACAGAAATTAAAGTAGGAGCACCCAAAGATACAGAGTCAAAAAAACCAGGAGTTGTAATCATTGCTACAACCATGCCATTAAAATGAAACCCATAGATTCTATAAATAGCAAAATCAACAAAAATAAATGTTACAACGATAAAACTAAATATAAAAAATAAAGCTTTAGTTATTTTTTTATTGAAAAAAAGAGCAAAAATAGATGTTAATAAAAAAGGTATTAAAGAAAATGTAAAACTACTTGATAGATAAGAGCCTATCAAATAAAACTTAGCTAAAATTGTAGAAGCATTTTTTAGAGATGACAAGAAATAAAATGAGAACAGAAGTGAAATAAATAAAAAATTTAAAAAAGTAGATTTAACTATAAAAATATATTTTTCTTTCATCGGTGGCTATAATATGAAATATTGTTCTTATGTCAATTGTTTTATTTTTTCTAAAAGAATTTCTGGTGTAATAGATTTCATACAGTCAAAATGTTTTTTGGGGCATTTATTTAGACCATGTACATGACAAGGTCTGCATTTTATATCGTTATTTTCAACTATATAGCAATTTTCAAAAATGGGGTAAAAGCCAAACTCTTTGGTTGTAGAGCCAAAAATTGCTAGGGTAGGGGTATTACAAGCTATTCCGATATGCATCGGGCCTGAATCTGTAGTGATTAGCAGTTTTGCTTTTGCTATGACATTTGTAAGCTCTTGTAGTGATGTTTGATTAGTTAAGTTTATTATATTACTGTTTTCTGTAATTTCTAAATGTCCGCTTCCTACTATTACAACCTTATGGTATTTGCTCAAATTTTCAATTAAATAACTAAAATATGGCCACTCTTTTGTTTTTTTGCTTGCAAAAGGGTGTATTACTATATAGTTTTCCTTTTTTATCCCAGTTAAAAGTGTGGGTCTTAAATCTTCGATGGAGTTAATTTTTAATTCAAAAACCTTATTTACGGCATCAAAATATCTTTCTACCACATGTTTATTTAATTGGTTTTTAAATAATCTAAATTTAACAAACAATCTTCTTTTAAAACTGCCCTTTTTGTATTTTGAAATTGTGCTCTGAGTAAAAATTTTCAAAAAGAAAGTTTTTAAATTTGCATGTAAATCGAAAATATAGTCATAATTATTGATATTTTCTTGGATAAAGGTAAGGTAAGGCATTAATCCATTTTTTCTTTTTATTGTTAATATGTTATTAATTCTTTTTTTGAAAATTAGGATATCTTTAAATTGCTCATAGGTTAAAAAATCTATTTCTATTTCTGGATATTGCTTTTTTAATAAATCTATTATTCCTGTAGTTAAAATTATATCTCCAAGTGATGAAAATCTAACAAACAAAACTTTCATCAAATCAACCTCAATATACTTTCTAAAACCGTTTGTGGTTTAGTATCTCTCATACATCTAAAATGTTTTTCTGGGCATTTTTTACCACCATGTAAACCACAAGGTCTGCAATAAAGATTTTCTACTTCTACAACTAACGATTTTTCGTCATACGGGTAAAATCCAAGTGATTTCACAGTTGGGCCGAAAATTGCCACGACAGGCACATCATGTGAAACTGCCATGTGAAGAGGTGCGCTATCATTTGAAACTAATAAGTCTAACGTTTTTATCCAGGTAGATAATTCTAAAAGATTTGTTTTCCCTGAAAGGTCTATGAAATGTTTTTTCACAGATTTTTTAATTTCTTCCACTACAGATACCTCTGATTTTGAACCAAAAACAATTGGGATACAATTATCAGGTAATAAATCGATCAAGTCCGCATAGTATTCAGCAGGCCACATTTTTGTAGGCCAAACACTACCTGGTGCAATACCTATATATTTTTTGTTTGAAAATGTAATTTCTAAAAACTTTTTTATGTTGTTAAATATCTTTATTGAGTAAGAAATTTCAGGCTTTCCTG is a window encoding:
- a CDS encoding glycosyltransferase family 9 protein — protein: MNILVFNPSFIGDSILTTPLCKALKKLYPDSRIFFCVRPESRQLFVNLNFIDNVITFDKRGLERGLKGVKSFVKKINGETKIDLLISAHKSLRSTLTCYLIKAKQSVGFKEAALSFLYTSTVHRDMSLHEVERNLMLLQPVVNNFSLKEIKTIAGKPEISYSIKIFNNIKKFLEITFSNKKYIGIAPGSVWPTKMWPAEYYADLIDLLPDNCIPIVFGSKSEVSVVEEIKKSVKKHFIDLSGKTNLLELSTWIKTLDLLVSNDSAPLHMAVSHDVPVVAIFGPTVKSLGFYPYDEKSLVVEVENLYCRPCGLHGGKKCPEKHFRCMRDTKPQTVLESILRLI
- a CDS encoding sulfatase-like hydrolase/transferase, with protein sequence MKEKYIFIVKSTFLNFLFISLLFSFYFLSSLKNASTILAKFYLIGSYLSSSFTFSLIPFLLTSIFALFFNKKITKALFFIFSFIVVTFIFVDFAIYRIYGFHFNGMVVAMITTPGFFDSVSLGAPTLISVIFILVAFLVVELLIIKKSGKLNISSKKILLIFLLLIIITASERLTFAISDLYNKRDITRLSKVYPLYQPLTIRGFAKRVLHFNVNREFNFKVKKSTLKYPQTEIVAPDVDKTTLPNILVIAIDSYRFDMLNPRNSPNIYNFSKNSLVFQNHYSGGNSTRFGIFSLFYGLYGYWWHDFLANRQSPVLISTLKKMGYKFKILSATSLTFPEFRKTVFLDIPESIEDDFGKRFDRVQRESALVESFKKFRELHNDNSPYFSFIFFDAPHARAFPKKYNIFKTKSGETNYLIIGKRNITKVKNAYMNAVYYDDALVKEILDYLKEKGDLKNTIIVITGDHGEEFYENGHFGHNNSFTEYQVRVPFVFYIPWMKHKDMNYITTHYDFVPTIFDLLGIKADKKGYTFGNNMLKPIDRDYIISCNWSWCAIIDKEGYRLLFSYETHKSFDISLYNKEYKEVKDKKIFNEKKKFIFHLINQFNQFY
- a CDS encoding glycosyltransferase family 9 protein — translated: MKVLFVRFSSLGDIILTTGIIDLLKKQYPEIEIDFLTYEQFKDILIFKKRINNILTIKRKNGLMPYLTFIQENINNYDYIFDLHANLKTFFLKIFTQSTISKYKKGSFKRRLFVKFRLFKNQLNKHVVERYFDAVNKVFELKINSIEDLRPTLLTGIKKENYIVIHPFASKKTKEWPYFSYLIENLSKYHKVVIVGSGHLEITENSNIINLTNQTSLQELTNVIAKAKLLITTDSGPMHIGIACNTPTLAIFGSTTKEFGFYPIFENCYIVENNDIKCRPCHVHGLNKCPKKHFDCMKSITPEILLEKIKQLT
- a CDS encoding radical SAM protein; protein product: MYLNPYDFLPDYSYPLYRPPSEANSLIFQITEGCSYNKCSFCGMYMTKKFRIKPFEEFKREVDKMPESIRKEIRRIFLADGDAVIYPTDGLIKILDYINLMFPNLERISSYAGPQAILGKSIDEWKEILKRKLTLLYFGLESGNKEVLKIMNKGMDPEEIKPKILELQKLGFLFSVMIILGAGGVKLSEQHALDTAKWITEVNPKYLGMLTLFIRKKRDYFDSLETPKVRDLINESRMIVENINGKGIIFRSNHVSNMFILKGVLSEEKERLLNYLDEVYLYLASKNLLDTYPDYYREEF